GTAGATCAGTACGTTGGCCGCATTGTCGAATGACGAGGTGTAAAAAGGCAGAGGGTCAAACAGGAACTCCAGCAGCGGCCGGCCGCTATAACGCCAGCCATGGAACGGGTACAGGCTGAGAAAAACAATGATGACCGCGTTGATCAGGGCGGCATACAGCGCCACATGGCTGTTGGAGGCGCGGGCGGGAAAGGCGGTCATCGCCGGAGGGAGTGCAGGGTCATAACCCGGCAAGCATACCCAGCCCCCTGTGGCGGCACAAGGCGCTGCGCCAGCAAAAAAGGAGCGCCATCGCGCTCCTTTTTTGATTGGTGGCAAGTTCTTATCAGAACTTGGTACCGATACCCACGCTGGTTACCAGCGGGTTTACGTCCAGGGTGCCCAGCTCGGTACCACCAGCGCTTACCTTGGTGCTCATCCAGATTTTCTTCACGTCGAAGTTGATGAACACGCTCTTGGAAACCGGGATATCCATACCTACCTGCAGCGCCGGGCCGAAGCTGTTCTTCTTCACCGACAGGCCCAGGCCGGAATCATCGTGCAGGCCGTAGAAGCGGGTGTAGTTGATACCGGCGCCTACGTACGGGCGGAACTGGCCTTCCGGATTGAAGTGGTATTGCACGGTTACGGTCGGCGGCAGGGCTTTTACCGAACCCAGGTCACCCAGATTGGAGGTGATGGTGTGCTTGGAAGTACCCAGGATCAGTTCTGCACCAATGTTGTTGGTGAACATGTAGGTGAAGTCCAGTTCCGGAATGGTGTCATCCTTCAGATCAACACCTACTGCGGACAGGGTGTTGTTTGTCGAAGTCTGCGGATTGACGTTGGTGATACGGAAGCGGGCCAGGATGTCACCCTGGGCAGCAAAAGCGGAAGTGGACAGCACAGCAACCAGGGCAGCAACAGCAAACTTTTTCATGATTTTCTCCAAGCATGAACTAGCGATAAAAACGCGATAAAAGCTGGCGCAGCCACTGCAGCCGGTTGACTTGCCGGAAAGCGAGCAGTAGCTTGCGACGTCGAGAGAAAGCTTAACCCTGCGCCTTCTAGGGCTTTTTGCGCTAGATCATGAAAGCAACATGAAATACAACGACCTGCGGGACTTCATGTCCCAGCTTGAATCGCAAGGCGAACTCAAGCGTGTCAAGGTGCCGGTATCGCCGCACCTGGAGATGACCGAAATCGGCGATCGCGTGCTGAAAGCCGGCGGCCCCGCCCTGTTGTTCGAGACCCCGCAGCAGGGGCAAAAGCGTTACGACATTCCGGTGCTGGCCAACCTGTTCGGCACCCCCAAGCGGGTGGCAATGGGCATGGGCGCGGCCGACGTGATGCAGCTGCGCGAAATCGGCAAGACCCTGGCCTACCTGAAGGAGCCGGAGCCGCCCAAGGGCCTGCGCGATGCCTGGGACAAGCTGCCGCTCTTGAAGCAGGTGCTGTCGATGGCGCCAAAGGAAGTAAAGAAGGCGCCGTGCCAGCAGATTGTGTGGGAAGGCGCCGAGGTGGATCTGGCCCGCCTGCCCATCCAGCATTGCTGGCCGGGCGACGTGGCGCCGCTGATCACCTGGGGCCTGACGGTAACCCGCGGCCCGCACAAGAAGCGGCAGAACCTGGGCATCTACCGCCAGCAGGTCATCGGCCGCAACCGCGTGATCATGCGCTGGCTGGCGCACCGCGGC
This Vogesella sp. LIG4 DNA region includes the following protein-coding sequences:
- a CDS encoding OmpW family protein, encoding MKKFAVAALVAVLSTSAFAAQGDILARFRITNVNPQTSTNNTLSAVGVDLKDDTIPELDFTYMFTNNIGAELILGTSKHTITSNLGDLGSVKALPPTVTVQYHFNPEGQFRPYVGAGINYTRFYGLHDDSGLGLSVKKNSFGPALQVGMDIPVSKSVFINFDVKKIWMSTKVSAGGTELGTLDVNPLVTSVGIGTKF